The DNA window GTGGGCGTCGGCAGTCGCCTGCTTCGCGCTCGCGGTGTCTTTGAGCCCGAACCCGGTCGAGGTGACGACGACGGTCTCGTCGGAGTCGATGACACCCTCGGCGAGCGCCGTCTCGACGCCCGCGACCGGCGTCGCGCCCGCTGGTTCGGAATAGATTCCTTCGGTGCTGCCGAGGAGTTTCTCGGCTTCGAGGATCTCGTCGTCGCTGACGAGGAGGCTCGCCCCGCCGCTTTCCTCCAGCGCGCGGCAGGCCTTGAGCGTGTTCCGCGGCCGGCCGACCGCAATGCTATCGGCGATCGTGTCCGCGAGGTCGTCCGTGTCGTCGTGCTTGTGGAACGCGTCGTGGATCGCCGACGCTCCTTCGGCCTGCACGCCGAGCATCTTGGGCGTGTCCTCGACGTGCCCGAGTTCGTAGAACTCGCGGAATCCCTTCCACGCGCCGGCGATGGTGCAGCCGTCACCCATTGAGAAGACCACCCAGTCGGGAACCTCCCCGCGGACGACGGATTGCTCGGCGAGTTCGTGACCCACGGTCCGTTTCCCCTCGACCTGGAAGGGGTTGATGGCCGCGTTACGGTTGTACCAGCCATACTCCTCGGTCACCTCCACACTCAGATCGTAGGCTTCGTCGTAGGTGCCGTCAACGGCGAGGACGTCGGCCCCGTACACCAGCGGTTGGGCGAGCTTCCCTTCGGGAGCGTCACCCGGGACGAAAATCCGGCAGTCTAGGCCGCCGCGGGCGGCGTAGCCCGAGAGCGACGCGGCGGCGTTCCCCGTCGAGGCGCAGGTGATGATGTCTCGCCCGGCGTGCTTGGCCTTCGTGACCGCGATGGAACTGGCCCGGTCTTTGAAACAGCCGGTCGGATTCCGCCCGTCGTCCTTGACGAGCGTCT is part of the Salinigranum marinum genome and encodes:
- the thrC gene encoding threonine synthase, with the translated sequence MVMDHVTTLECTICGAEYDPEQVIYTCPEHEGVAGILEVKYDYDVIAENFDADLDGDIRSQWKYAAFLPVDDDAEPVTLNEGGTDLFDAPNLSEALGVETLVKDDGRNPTGCFKDRASSIAVTKAKHAGRDIITCASTGNAAASLSGYAARGGLDCRIFVPGDAPEGKLAQPLVYGADVLAVDGTYDEAYDLSVEVTEEYGWYNRNAAINPFQVEGKRTVGHELAEQSVVRGEVPDWVVFSMGDGCTIAGAWKGFREFYELGHVEDTPKMLGVQAEGASAIHDAFHKHDDTDDLADTIADSIAVGRPRNTLKACRALEESGGASLLVSDDEILEAEKLLGSTEGIYSEPAGATPVAGVETALAEGVIDSDETVVVTSTGFGLKDTASAKQATADAHRIPPHLEAVQELFGTSAE